The following proteins come from a genomic window of Bactrocera tryoni isolate S06 chromosome 1, CSIRO_BtryS06_freeze2, whole genome shotgun sequence:
- the LOC120776843 gene encoding endoplasmic reticulum mannosyl-oligosaccharide 1,2-alpha-mannosidase, protein MDKGDHISVTLSGVGVNDTEEDSLTTKQPQRRSLRRSWNQLPRCQRNLIILAVLALCLTLVLVLYNDQIDAEHNRVIGNNGGAFLFRENREVANSESLVQNGLSNGMNALDAGNLNNLKKPLPNIGPPPLSFTNDNAPVFKDVKVIDTPNLNKKSDDNLQHAGEGPKESLLQGPLVEFPNKISIQENNDNRIDEPAVEAQSGGGDDDDRVALEAAVVNPRVVPGTNNILITDYINNMDAKLVAQKQHFHGATNERQTAVVAAFRHSWNGYKKYAWGHDNLKPLSQSSHDWFGLGLTIVDSLDTMYIMGLEDEFNEGREWVSNFLTFDINRDVNLFEVTIRVLGGLLSAYHLSGDKMFLSKSIELGNRMLPCFLSPSGIPYSDVNLASMSAHSPKWSPDSSTSEVSTIQLEFRDLSRSTNISIYEKVTHAVNKKVHALEKTNGLVPIFINANTGTFRNYATISLGARGDSYYEYLLKQWLQTGRKTDDFLIVDYMRAIDGVLTKLLRRTPKEQHVYIGELINGKDFKPKMDHLTCYLPGTLLLGHKFGMPTSHLLLARDLLETCYQTYMRQPTQLAPEISYFALTTNEEQEIYVKPNDAHNLLRPEFVESLYYFYALTGNRTYQDMGWNIFQAFEKHTKVAYGYTSIGNVKHIFNTRLRDMMESFWLGETLKYFYLLFSDNRKEIDLDKWVINSEAHLVPLRNH, encoded by the exons ATGGATAAAGGTGATCACATTTCGGTAACATTGTCCGGTGTCGGTGTGAACGACACGGAAGAAGACAGTCTCACTACGAAACAACCACAACGACGTAGTTTGCGACGG TCTTGGAATCAATTGCCCCGATGCCAGCGCAACCTTATCATTTTAGCAGTGCTGGCGCTATGCTTAACTTTGGTCTTAGTATTATACAATGACCAAATCGATGCGGAGCATAACAGAGTAATTGGCAACAACGGCGGAGCTTTCTTATTTCGCGAAAATCGCGAAGTGGCAAACAGTGAAAGCTTAGTGCAAAATGGGCTAAGCAACGGTATGAACGCGCTGGATGCGGGAAATCTTAATAATCTGAAAAAACCGTTGCCGAATATTGGACCACCACCGCTGTCATTCACAAATGACAATGCGCCGGTATTTAAGGAC gTAAAGGTGATCGACACACCCAACCTCAATAAGAAAAGCGACGATAACCTGCAACATGCGGGAGAAGGTCCGAAGGAGAGCTTATTACAAGGTCCTTTAGTCGAATTTCCTAACAAAATAAGCATACAAGAAAATAATGACAATCGTATTGACGAACCCGCCGTTGAAGCACAATCTGGCGGTGGTGATGACGATGATCGTGTGGCTTTGGAAGCAGCGGTAGTAAACCCGCGGGTGGTGCCAGGCAccaacaatattttaattacagaTTATATCAATAATATGGATGCTAAGTTGGTAGCGCAAAAACAGCATTTCCATGGTGCAACAAATGAACGGCAAACTGCCGTTGTAGCCGCTTTTAGGCATTCATGGAATGGCTATAAAAAATACGCTTGGGGTCATGACAATCTAAAACCGTTGTCGCAGAGCTCACACGATTGGTTCGGTTTGGGTTTGACCATTGTGGACTCATTGGACACCATGTACATAATGGGTTTGGAGGATg AATTCAATGAGGGTCGCGAGTGGGTCAGCAATTTCTTGACATTTGATATCAATCGTGATGTGAATCTCTTCGAGGTGACAATACGTGTCTTGGGTGGTTTGCTCTCGGCTTATCATCTGAGCGGCGATAAAATGTTTCTGAGCAAGTCg atcGAATTGGGCAATCGCATGCTGCCATGCTTCCTCTCCCCCTCGGGCATACCATATTCGGATGTAAATCTTGCCTCAATGTCAGCGCATTCACCCAAATGGTCGCCGGACAGTTCAACTAGCGAGGTTAGCACAATACAATTGGAATTCCGCGATCTCAGTCGTTCGACTAACATATCGATTTACGAAAAA GTAACGCATGCAGTTAATAAGAAAGTGCATGCTTTGGAGAAAACTAACGGTCTTGTGCCGATATTTATAAATGCCAACACCGGCACATTCAGAAATTACGCCACAATCTCACTGGGCGCACGTGGTGACTCCTATTATGAGTATCTGCTAAAGCAGTGGCTACAGACCGGGCGGAAAACCGACGATTT CCTCATTGTGGACTATATGCGCGCCATTGACGGTGTGCTCACGAAGCTGTTGCGTCGTACGCCCAAAGAGCAGCACGTCTACATTGGCGAATTGATTAATGGCAAAGATTTCAAGCCTAAAATGGATCATCTCACGTGCTATCTGCCCGGCACACTGTTGCTGGGCCACAAATTCGGCATGCCCACCTCACATTTGTTGCTCGCACGTGATCTGCTCGAAACCTGCTATCAAACGTACATGCGTCAGCCGACTCAGCTGGCGCCCGAAATATCCTACTTCGCGCTCACCACCAATGAAGAGCAGGAGATTTACGTGAAACCCAATGATGCGCACAATCTACTACGTCCCGAATTCGTAGaaagtttatattatttctatgcCTTAACCGGCAATCGCACCTACCAGGATATGGGCTGGAATATATTCCAAGCATTTGAGAAGCACACCAAAGTGGCCTACGGTTACACGTCCATTGGCAATGTGAAGCATATATTCAATACAAGACTGCGTGATATGATGGAGAGCTTTTGGTTGGGTGAAACGCTTAAGTATTTCTATCTATTATTTAGCGATAATCGCAAAGAGATCGATTTAGATAAATGGGTAATCAATTCCGAGGCACATTTGGTGCCCTTGCGGAATCATTAA